Proteins co-encoded in one Anopheles moucheti chromosome X, idAnoMoucSN_F20_07, whole genome shotgun sequence genomic window:
- the LOC128307139 gene encoding proline-rich proteoglycan 2, whose product MIGFKLLTIATCLAGVILAQDYQEYRQAPLRIGTKAEEPKPTPVPILKQINRHNEDGSYTYGYEGADGSFKIETKLATGEVKGKYGYVDETGKVKVVEYGANKYGFQPSGEGITVPPPTLVDETTGKDDLLEDDDGNVPVAPRLQKHRPVSKPRFQEVPIQQHQQHHQHQHQQPQRPQQQYYDYDEQPAPLPQPKYQPAPQYVQRSHFGSAPAQSPSVGPAPPRAQIPNAVPVDVVYAPKQLPARPDAEYRNVGPQTFPAAAPAPEPKIRYSQPSFAPSALPPQHTAKSANPVPLQPAFPQPRPQPAIYQPRPAQGRSTSVLDQLAKDYALPQGGAAPLHDITFGYY is encoded by the exons ATGATTGGATTTAAATTG CTTACCATCGCCACCTGTCTGGCCGGCGTTATCCTTGCCCAGGACTACCAGGAGTATCGACAGGCGCCGCTCCGGATCGGCACCAAGGCGGAAGAACCAAAACCGACGCCGGTTCCCATCTTGAAGCAGATCAACAG ACACAACGAAGATGGTTCGTACACGTACGGTTACGAAGGTGCGGACGGTTCGTTCAAGATCGAAACGAAGCTGGCAACCGGCGAGGTAAAGGGCAAGTACGGGTATGTCGACGAAACGGGCAAGGTGAAGGTGGTGGAGTACGGTGCGAACAAGTACGGTTTCCAGCCGTCCGGCGAAGGTATCACCGTACCGCCACCGACGCTCGTCGACGAAACGACCGGCAAGGACGATCTGCTCGAGGACGATGACGGTAACGTGCCGGTTGCGCCGCGCCTGCAG AAACATCGACCCGTCTCGAAGCCACGCTTCCAGGAGGTGCCGATccagcaacaccagcagcatcaccagcaccagcaccagcagccacAGCGTCCTCAGCAGCAGTACTACGACTACGATGAGCAGCCCGCGCCGCTGCCCCAGCCCAAGTACCAGCCCGCACCGCAGTACGTGCAGCGGTCCCACTTCGGTTCCGCACCGGCCCAATCGCCGTCGGTAGGACCGGCGCCACCGCGTGCCCAGATCCCGAACGCGGTACCGGTGGACGTTGTCTACGCACCGAAGCAGCTGCCCGCCCGCCCGGACGCCGAGTATCGCAATGTGGGACCGCAAACATTCCCCGCCGCCGCACCGGCCCCCGAACCCAAGATCCGCTACTCCCAGCCCTCGTTTGCACCGTCCGCTCTCCCACCGCAGCACACCGCCAAATCTGCCAAT CCCGTCCCACTGCAGCCTGCCTTCCCGCAGCCCCGACCCCAGCCGGCCATCTATCAGCCGCGTCCTGCGCAGGGACGTAGCACGAGTGTGCTCGATCAGCTGGCGAAGGACTATGCGCTACCGCAGGGAGGCGCTGCACCGCTTCACGACATCACCTTCGGCTACTACTGA